Proteins from one Flavobacterium sp. N2038 genomic window:
- a CDS encoding YdcF family protein codes for MKVLIVLGAKNSETGDLSSTPKDRLNYCLKIFNPREHYILCTGGFGTHFNTSPDPHATYAMKYLMDKGVDAGSFLEPALSGNTVEDAVLSKKILEDHGLLSAIVITSDYHLERVKLIFDEILKFFSIEYYGVGHDIEDVKRERLIAHEKKAIDGILNRGLYY; via the coding sequence ATGAAAGTTTTAATTGTACTGGGTGCAAAAAATTCCGAAACAGGGGATTTGAGTAGTACTCCTAAAGATCGATTGAATTATTGTTTAAAAATATTTAATCCGAGAGAACATTATATACTTTGCACAGGTGGTTTTGGAACACATTTTAATACTAGTCCTGATCCGCATGCAACTTATGCAATGAAATACTTAATGGATAAAGGAGTAGATGCAGGAAGTTTTTTAGAACCTGCTTTATCGGGTAATACAGTTGAAGATGCAGTTCTGTCAAAAAAAATATTAGAGGATCATGGTTTGCTTTCTGCTATCGTCATTACTTCAGATTATCATTTAGAAAGAGTAAAACTTATTTTTGATGAAATTCTGAAATTTTTCAGTATAGAATACTATGGAGTAGGACATGATATTGAAGATGTTAAAAGGGAAAGGTTAATTGCACACGAAAAAAAAGCAATTGATGGGATTTTAAATAGAGGATTGTATTATTAA